A DNA window from Scomber japonicus isolate fScoJap1 chromosome 14, fScoJap1.pri, whole genome shotgun sequence contains the following coding sequences:
- the lzts2a gene encoding leucine zipper putative tumor suppressor 2a translates to MALVQALPVTVTDHPNPGVDVQQCRPISSHSPTGPCSGPCGPCSSGTAMGSVSSLISGRTYQERHCRAASEFTAKPRRSTPATSCFRLQDNTLRSGSSLEQLLVISNQTQPQAQILPPPLPTKKQPRPGNSAASGGGGTVAGASGGGNNGNFGYVSDEVVVGDWNDNLVLAAASPCSDSEEQRDNRTLNGNIGGPPPKLIPVSGQLEKNMEKVLIRPTAFKPVVPKNRHSVHYLSPRPGGSSLSESQGSLNLLLPLGGSNSTNSANSNGGNSSSGSEGKRNSYSGGRNARSSQSCSMSDSGRNSLSSLPTHSSTGYSLAPSEGSSSGSGSGGQLEPVSGLGRNTSGGTASHGHTNSDSGRSSSSKSTGSGSISGRGQPLSDSGSCGHSPPPVEGYEGVVRELEEKLRERDLELQQLRENLDENEAAICQVYEEKQRRCEREMEELRQSCAAKMKQTSQKAQRAQQVLQLQVFQLQQEKKKLQEDFSSLLQDRETLERRCATIQREQTQLGPRLEETKWEVCQKSGEISLLKQQLKENQSELSQKAGDIVVLKAQLREARSELQASQARSQEAQTAVRTRSLELEVCENELQRRKSEAELLREKVGRLEEESARLREALVNHSGHSLPGNATMKGQCMSLSLPQGRAVSGRGGPSPSVYRDLEESHLVWGGESDEAKAQRQNAETVLGLRQQVDRLKAELMYERRTSEEQLSRFEDERRVWQEEKEKVIRYQKQLQQNYIQMYRRNRDLERVMRELSLELENRDMDDFEVHSGSNDIHFEEITATEI, encoded by the exons ATGGCTCTAGTTCAGGCACTACCTGTAACCGTGACTGACCACCCCAATCCAGGTGTCGACGTCCAGCAGTGCCGGCCGATATCGTCCCACTCTCCCACAGGCCCCTGCTCTGGCCCCTGTGGGCCCTGTAGCTCGGGGACAGCCATGGGTTCCGTCAGCAGTCTCATATCAGGCCGGACGTACCAGGAGAGACACTGCCGGGCCGCCAGCGAGTTCACCGCTAAGCCACGCCGCTCCACACCAGCTACAAGCTGCTTCCGGCTCCAGGATAATACCCTCCGCAGCGGGAGCTCCCTGGAGCAGCTGCTGGTTATCAGCAACCAAACGCAGCCCCAGGCCCAGATTCTACCTCCACCGCTGCCCACCAAGAAGCAGCCCCGGCCTGGTAACTCTGCTGCGTCAGGTGGGGGTGGAACAGTTGCTGGAGCTTCAGGTGGTGGAAATAATGGAAACTTTGGATATGTGAGTGATGAGGTGGTAGTTGGAGACTGGAATGACAACCTGGTACTGGCTGCTGCAAGCCCCTGCAGTGACTCAGAGGAGCAAAGGGACAACAGGACTCTGAATGGCAACATTGGAGGGCCTCCACCCAAACTCATCCCAGTGTCCGGACAGTTAGAGAAG AACATGGAAAAAGTGCTGATCCGTCCTACAGCATTCAAACCTGTTGTTCCCAAGAATCGTCACTCCGTGCATTACCTGTCTCCACGGCCTGGAGGCAGCAGTCTGTCAGAGAGCCAGGGCAGCCTCAACCTCCTGCTGCCCCTCGGAGGATCCAACAGCACCAACAGCGCTAACAGCAACGGAGGGAACAGCAGCTCCGGTTCTGAAGGGAAGCGTAACTCTTACAGTGGGGGACGCAATGCTCGGAGCAGCCAGTCCTGCTCCATGTCAGATTCAGGGCGAAACTCTCTCTCCAGCCTTCCTACTCACAGCAGCACAGGCTACAGTTTGGCCCCCAGTGAGGGCTCCAGCTCCGGGTCTGGCTCCGGGGGCCAGTTAGAGCCTGTGTCAGGCCTGGGACGAAACACTTCTGGTGGAACTGCGAGCCATGGACACACTAACTCAGACAGTGGACGTTCCTCATCCAGCAAGAGCACAGGCTCAGGTTCGATAAGTGGACGCGGGCAACCTCTGTCAGACAGCGGGTCCTGTGGTCACTCACCGCCCCCTGTGGAGGGCTATGAGGGAGTGGTgagggagctggaggagaagctGAGGGAACGAGACCTGGAGCTTCAGCAGCTCCGAGAAAATCTGGATGAGAATGAAGCTGCCATCTGCCAG GTGTATGAGGAGAAGCAGCGTCGCTgtgaaagggagatggaggagctTAGACAGAGTTGTGCCGCGAAGATGAAGCAGACCTCTCAGAAGGCCCAGAGGGCACAGCAAGTCCTACAGCTACAG GTATTTCAACTAcagcaagagaaaaagaagcTGCAGGAGgacttctcctctctgctgcaggaCAGGGAGACGCTGGAGAGGAGGTGTGCCACCATTCAGAGGGAGCAGACCCAGCTGGGGCCACGGCTGGAAGAGACTAAATGGGAG GTGTGTCAGAAGTCAGGAGAGATCTCACTCCTGAAACAACAGTTGAAGGAGAACCAGTCAGAGCTCAGCCAGAAGGCTGGAGACATTGTGGTGCTCAAGGCCCAGTTGAGAGAAGCCCGGTCGGAGCTGCAAGCCAGCCAGGCTCGATCCCAGGAAGCCCAGACTGCAGTGCGGACGCGATCTCTGGAGCTGGAAGTCTGCGAGAACGAACTCCAGAGGCGCAAGAGCGAAGCTGAACTGCTCAGAGAGAAAGTCGGACGTTTGGAAGAGGAGTCAGCCCGCCTCCGTGAAGCTCTAGTCAATCACAGCGGACACTCTCTACCTGGAAATGCAACCATGAAGGGGCAGTGCATGAGCTTGTCCCTCCCACAGGGTAGAGCTGTGTCAGGGAGGGGTGGTCCCAGTCCCTCAGTGTACCGCGATTTAGAGGAGAGTCATCTGGTCTGGGGAGGAGAGAGCGATGAAGCCAAGGCACAGCGGCAGAATGCAGAAACAGTGCTAGGGCTCAGACAGCAG GTGGACAGGCTGAAGGCTGAGCTCATGTATGAACGGAGGACGAGTGAGGAGCAACTGTCACGGTttgaggatgagaggagggtgtggcaggaggagaaggagaag GTAATTCGCTACCAGAAACAGCTACAGCAGAACTACATCCAGATGTACCGTCGAAACCGGGACCTAGAACGAGTGATGAGGGAGCTGAGTCTGGAACTGGAGAACAGGGACATGGATGACTTTGAAGTCCACAGTGGCAGCAATGACATCCACTTTGAGGAAATCACCGCCACTGAGATCTAA